A window of Lytechinus pictus isolate F3 Inbred chromosome 7, Lp3.0, whole genome shotgun sequence contains these coding sequences:
- the LOC129266026 gene encoding uncharacterized protein LOC129266026, with protein MMTSLSEIQCYSKLQLVTKENQTLFTHITARLMTSESTNPLAYTVLCKYCIFRDNTDSSHLYQNRLSADQDVIGSRKHRSGCIPSWHYYKERKSNKNIEFEEQDQGHRIRNNDKSYSLVSGMLDGLPQSMFVRTNFVSGHHNEQTQHGRASAAIQHEQSEFSTREQYQQNPCGSSGTLAPRRVSPQHGRSKIRTKINKTAREEPYPMITPSIPMNNGNECGGYLERLQGTVDLTCVFGQKDTYNARGTIRFRSSRCSLAELRKSSDRNELATSSMAETANSEPFYELGKHLNSNMSNAYSSYFNESMIYENCTTSRQYVDSTHLQWLGRVQDNKISNLSSSGRSISSKESLGSNWTWKRHRNRNAAQEPNMDFFIFPREDNEGRNEKYHARPNSCGMRSVEESVAAAFECLSNEQIKLLDEATCELSETAPYMKL; from the exons atgatgacgtcattgagtGAAATCCAGTGTTATTCCAAACTCCAACTCGTGACCAAAGAAAACCAGACATTATTTACTCACATCACGGCTCGTCTAATGACTTCAGAGAGTACAAACCCACTGGCGTACACCGTTTTGTGCAAGTACTGCATCTTCAG AGACAATACTGATTCCAGTCATCTCTATCAAAATCGTTTATCTGCTGATCAGGATGTGATAGGCTCACGAAAACACCGAAGTGGCTGCATTCCATCGTGGCATTactacaaagaaagaaaatctaACAAGAATATCGAGTTTGAAGAACAGGACCAGGGACATCGTATCAGAAACAACGATAAATCTTATTCTTTGGTAAGCGGGATGTTGGATGGATTGCCTCAGTCAATGTTCGTTAGAACCAACTTTGTTTCAGGACACCATAATGAACAAACGCAACATGGGAGAGCGTCTGCAGCTATCCAGCACGAACAATCTGAATTTTCTACAAGAGAGCAGTATCAGCAGAATCCTTGTGGATCTTCTGGAACTTTAGCACCAAGAAGAGTATCACCGCAACATGGCAGAAGTAAGATACGTACAAAAATCAACAAAACTGCACGAGAGGAACCTTACCCAATGATAACACCTAGTATTCCCATGAACAATGGTAACGAATGTGGTGGCTACCTTGAACGTCTTCAGGGAACTGTTGATTTGACCTGTGTCTTTGGTCAGAAGGACACCTACAATGCCCGTGGAACTATACGCTTTCGATCGTCGCGATGTTCGCTAGCAGAACTGAGAAAAAGTTCTGATAGAAATGAGCTAGCGACAAGTAGCATGGCAGAAACTGCCAACAGTGAACCATTTTATGAACTAGGCAAACATCTTAactctaacatgtctaatgcCTATTCATCATATTTCAATGAATCCATGATTTATGAAAATTGCACTACTTCACGCCAGTATGTTGATTCAACACACTTGCAATGGTTAGGGAGAGTACAAgataacaaaatatcaaatttgagtTCCTCTGGAAGGTCAATTTCATCAAAAGAAAGTCTAGGATCTAACTGGACATGGAAACGGCATCGCAATCGTAATGCTGCTCAAGAACCTAATATGGATTTCTtcatctttccaagggaagatAATGAAGGACGAAACGAAAAATACCATGCTCGACCTAATTCTTGTGGTATGCGATCAGTAGAAGAGAGTGTGGCAGCAGCTTTTGAGTGTCTATCAAATGAGCAGATTAAACTCCTTGATGAGGCAACGTGTGAATTGTCTGAAACGGCGccatatatgaaattatga